Below is a genomic region from Bordetella pertussis 18323.
GTGAAGCTGACGATGCGGCGCGGGAAGCTGATGCCGCCGTCTTCGCCGTAGACGAACTCGGAGGCCCAGATTTCCGTGAATTCGTGGGCGATCGGCGTGGCGCGCACCACGTCGCCGATGCCGCTGGAAATCAGGTAGAACTCCAGCTGGACCTTCGGGTGCTCGGCGCGCACCGCGGCGCGCAAGCGGCCGAACAGCGTCTGCACGCCGTCGTGCAACGCCAGCCGGACGCCCCATTCGCGCAGGCGCTCGCGGGTGATCAGGCCGTGGCTGCCCTGCCTGGACAGCTGGATCATCTGGTACAGGTAGGCCGGCACCGGATCCCAGTCCTGCTGCGAGAGCAGCGGATCGACCTGGTCTTTCCAGAACGACGCCGTATCGACGCCGATGCTCTCGAGAAAGCCGGTGGTGCTGTCGGAGGCCAGCGTGTCGTCGAAATCGAAAACCAGGGCGATGACGTCGGACATGGATAAAGGACTTAAAGGGTCGGACAGCCGACATTTTGCCTGAATGCGAGCGGGCCCGGCACTAGCTGTGAAGATTCAATAGGTTGTATGCATGGTTCATCCGAACCGGATTTGAGAAACTGGAAATCGCCAACCCCCCAGTTCACTCAAGGAGCCCGGCCGGATGAACACCCATAAGCATGCCCGATTGACCTTCCTACGTCGACTCGAAATGGTCCAGCAATTGATCGCCCATCAAGTTTGTGTGCCTGAAGCGGCCCGCGCCTATGGGGTCACCGCGCCGACTGTGCGCAAATGGCTGGGCCGCTTCCTGGCTCAGGGCCAGGCGGGCTTGGCCGATGCGTCCTCGCGCCCGACGGTCTCGCCCCGAGCGATTGCGCCGGCCAAGGCGCTGGCTATCGTGGAGCTGCGCCGCAAGCGGCTGACCCAAGCGCGCATCGCCCAGGCGCTGGGCGTGTCAGCCAGCACCGTCAGCCGCGTCCTGGCCCGCGCCGGTCTGTCGCACCTGGCCGACCTGGAGCCGGCCGAGCCGGTGGTGCGCTACGAGCATCAGGCCCCCGGCGATCTGCTGCACATCGACATCAAGAAGCTGGGACGTATCCAGCGCCCTGGCCACCGGGTCACGGGCAACCGACGCGATACCGTTGAGGGGGCCGGCTGGGACTTCGTCTTCGTGGCCATCGATGACCACGCCCGCGTGGCCTTCACCGACATCCACCCCGACGAGCGCTTCCCCAGCGCCGTCCAGTTCCTCAAGGACGCAGTGGCCTACTACCAGCGCCTGGGCGTGACCATCCAGCGCTTGCTCACCGACAATGGCTCGGCCTTTCGCAGCCGCGCCTTCGCCGCGCTGTGCCATGAGCTGGGCATCAAGCACCGCTTTACCCGACCTTACCGCCCACAGACCAATGGCAAGGCCGAACGCTTCATCCAGTCGGCCTTGCGTGAGTGGGCTTACGCTCACACCTACCAGAACTCCCAACACCGAGCCGATGCCATGAAATCCTGGCTACACCACTACAACTGGCATCGACCCCACCAAGGCATCGGGCGCGCTGTACCCATCTCCAGACTCAACCTGGACGAATACAACCTATTGACAGTTCACAACTAGCCGGGCCCGCTCGCGCATCCGGGCGTGTCCGTTCAGCGCATGACCGGCGGCGGCGCCACCGTGCCGGCGGGCGGCGGCTGCAGCCCGCCCGGAGCAGCGCCAGGCATCTGGCCGCTGGGCATCTGGCCGCTGGGCATCTGGCTGCCGGGCATCAGCCTGCCCGGCGTGGAGCCCGGCGTGCCGGCCGGCACCTGGATGACGGTTTCACGCAGCACGCCCCCGCCGCCGACGCTGCCGCGCGTGGTGGTGTTGCCGGAGGTCATCTGCGTGATGCAATCCTGTTGCTGCGAGGCGGGCAGGTTCTTGCAGCGCATCATGGCGTTGTCCTGGTAGCGCCCCTCCTGCTTGTCGTCCAGCCGGTTGCGCTGGCTTTCCTGGCGCGCGGCGCCGGCCTCGCGCAGGCAGGTGGCGCGGTCCTGGCTGGTGTCGCCGCTATTGCAGCGCTGCACGTCCATCTGGTACTGGCTCTGGCCGGAGCCCGTGCCGGCCGCATGCGCGCCGAAGGCCATCAGACTGCCCGCGCCCAGCGCCAGGGCCCCGCACCATCGTTGGATACGAATCTTCGACATGTTTCGCTCCTTGAAGTAGGCGGCGGCCGTCATGGCCTGCCGCTGACCTTTCTACCATAAGGGATTACCCGGTCGCCTAGGTGTGAACTGTCAATAGGTTGTATTCGTCCAGGTTGAGTCTGGAGATGGGTACAGCGCGCCCGATGCCTTGGTGGGGTCGATGCCAGTTGTAGTGGTGTAGCCAGGATTTCATGGCATCGGCTCGGTGTTGGGAGTTCTGGTAGGTGTGAGCGTAAGCCCACTCACGCAAGGCCGACTGGATGAAGCGTTCGGCCTTGCCATTGGTCTGTGGGCGGTAAGGTCGGGTAAAGCGGTGCTTGATGCCCAGCTCATGGCACAGCGCGGCGAAGGCGCGGCTGCGAAAGGCCGAGCCATTGTCGGTGAGCAAGCGCTGGATGGTCACGCCCAGGCGCTGGTAGTAGGCCACTGCGTCCTTGAGGAACTGGACGGCGCTGGGGAAGCGCTCGTCGGGGTGGATGTCGGTGAAGGCCACGCGGGCGTGGTCATCGATGGCCACGAAGACGAAGTCCCAGCCGGCCCCCTCAACGGTATCGCGTCGGTTGCCCGTGACCCGGTGGCCAGGGCGCTGGATACGTCCCAGCTTCTTGATGTCGATGTGCAGCAGATCGCCGGGGGCCTGATGCTCGTAGCGCACCACCGGCTCGGCCGGCTCCAGGTCGGCCAGGTGCGACAGACCGGCGCGGGCCAGGACGCGGCTGACGGTGCTGGCTGACACGCCCAGCGCCTGGGCGATGCGCGCTTGGGTCAGCCGCTTGCGGCGCAGCTCCACGATAGCCAGCGCCTTGGCCGGCGCAATCGCTCGGGGCGAGACCGTCGGGCGCGAGGACGCATCGGCCAAGCCCGCCTGGCCCTGAGCCAGGAAGCGGCCCAGCCATTTGCGCACAGTCGGCGCGGTGACCCCATAGGCGCGGGCCGCTTCAGGCACACAAACTTGATGGGCGATCAATTGCTGGACCATTTCGAGTCGACGTAGGAAGGTCAATCGGGCATGCTTATGGGTGTTCATCCGGCCGGGCTCCTTGAGTGAACTGGGGGGGTGGCGATTTCCAGTTTCTCAAATCCGGTTCGGATGAACCATGCATACAACCTATTGAATCTTCACACCTAGGCTACGAAAATGTTACAAGACCCTGGCACACGTAAATCGGCGCCGCCCTGCCCTCAGGCGCTGTCGTCGGCGCGCCGCGCGCGGTACACGGCCGCGCGCATCAGCAGCATGCCGGTGACAGGGGAAGTCAGCACCAGCAGCATGCCGATCACGAATTCGTGCACCACCGGCCGCATGGACAGGCTGGAGAACACCAGGATCGAGGCGGTGAGCACGCTGCATGCCCCCATGGTGTTGCCCAGCGTGGGCGCATGGATGCGGGCGTAGAAATGGCCGAAGCGCAGCATGCCCAGCGCGCCGGTCAGGGTCAGCAGCCCGCCCAGCACCAGCAGGATGGCGGCCGGGATGCCGGCCCACAGCGGAATGTCGACGTCGCTCATGGCTCGATCACCTCGCCGCGCAGCAGGAACTTCGCCATGGCGGTCGAGCCGACGAAGCCGAACAGCGCGATCAGCAGCGCGATATCGAAATACACCGGCGTGCCGGCGCGGATGCCGAACACCAGCATGGTCAGCATGCCGCTGACGTACAGGGAGTCCAGCGCCAGCACGCGGTCTTGCGCGGTCGGCCCGCGCAGCAGCCGGATCGCCGCGCAGGCCATCGCCAGCGCAAAGCACAGCAAGGCGAACGACGCCGACCAGTACAGGACGATGTTCATCATTCGAATACCTCTATCAGGGTGCGTTCGTAGCGCTGCTTGACCAGCGCGATCCACGCCTCTTCATTCTGCAGGTCCAGCACGTGCAGGACCAGCTTGCCGTCGATGATGTCGACCCACACCGTACCCGGCGTGTAGGTCACGATGCAGGCCAGGATGGCCAGGCCGTGCGGGTCGTGCAGGTCGAGCGGAATGGCGATGAAGCCGGGCGAGAAATCCGGGCGCCGCTGCCACACCAGCCGCGCCACCGCGACGTTGGAGCGGACGATGTCGGCGAACACGCGCGCGGCCAGCCCGGGCAGCAGCCACAGGCTGCGCGGCTTGCCGCGCAGCGGCCGCAACCGGCTGGACGCCCAGCCCAGCCACAGCGCCAGCGCCGCGCCCAGCGCCAGCTGGCCGATCGAGGCGGATTGGTTGAGCATTAGCCACAGCGCCAGCATGGCCAGCGGCAGCAAGGCAAGGTAGTAGCGCCGCATCACAGGCCCTCCGACAGCGCGCGCGCCGGCTGCTTGGCGAGCACTGCGTTCACGTAGCTAGCGGGCCGGTCCAGCGACTGGGCGGCGGCGTCCAGGTAGGCCGATACCGGCCCGGCGCCCGCGGCCAGCACCACGCACAGCAGCAGCAGTACCGCGACCGGCCCGGCCTCCATCAGCCGCAGGCGGGGCGTGACCCGGTCGTCGGAGCTCCAGAATATCCGGATGCCGACGCGGCCCAGCGCGATCAGCCCAGCCAGGCCCGACAACAGCACCAGCGCCACCAGCACCCAGGCATCGAGCGCCACGGACGGCGTATTGGCCGCCGTCACCGCCGCCGACAGCAGCGAGAACTTGGCCACGAAGCCCGACAGCGGCGGCAGCCCCGTCACCAGCAAGGCGCAGGACACGAAGGCCAGGCCGAGAAAGGCCATTGCGGCCGGAATCGCCACGCCCACGACGTCGTCGGACCGGTTGGGCGTGGACGGATCGTCCAGGTCGAACAGGTCCATGGTGACGGCCAGCACGTTGGCCCCGAAGCTGCGGGTGCGCTCGATCAGTTCGACCAGCATGAACAGCGCCCCGGTGGCCAGCACCGAGCTGATCAGGTAGAACAGCGCCGGCCCGGTCAAGGTCACGCCGGGCATGCCCAAGGCCGTCAGCAGCGTGCCGGCCGAGACGATGACGCAATAGCCGGTCAGCTTTTCGAGCTGCTGGTTGGCCAGCAGGCCCAGTCCCCCGAACACCAGCGTGGCCAGCCCCGCCGCGAACATCCAGTCCAGGCTGAAAGCCGCCGGCGCGCCGGTGGGCAGCAGCAGCGAGCCGATGCGCAGCAAGGCGTAGATGCCGACCTTGGTCATGATGGAAAACAGCGCCGCCACCGGCGCGGCCGCCGAGCCGTAACCCTTGACCAGCCAGAAGTTGAGCGGCCAGGCGCCGGCCTTGACCAGGAAGGCCACCCCCAGGATGGCCGCGCCGGCCTCGAACAGGCTGCGCTCGCCGCCCGTCAGCGTGCCGGCGCGCAAGGCCAGGTCGGCCAGGTTGAGCGTGCCGGTCACGCCGTAGATCAGCGCGATGCTGATCAGCAGCAGGAACGAGGCCACCAGGTTGACCGCGATGTATTGCAGGCCGGCCGTAACGCGCGCGATGCCCGAGCCGTGCAGCATCAACCCATAGGACGCCGCCAGCAGCACCTCGAAGAACACGAACAGGTTGAACAGGTCTCCGGTCAGGAAGGCGCCGTTCAGCCCCATCAGCAGGAACTGGTACAGCGAATGGAAATGCACCCCGGCGCGGTCCCAGCGGGCCAGCGAGTAGATCAGCGCGGCCAGGCCCAGCACGGCGGTCAGCGCCAGCATGACGGCGGCCAGGCGGTCGACCACCAGCACGATGCCGAACGGCGCCGGCCAATCGCCCGGCAGGTACACGCCGATGCCGTCGGGCCAGATGCCGCCGGCGCCGGCGGCCAGGCTCAGCAAGGCGATGGCGCTGGCCAGCTGCAGCAGCGAGGACAGCAAACCGATACCCGCGCGGGTCTTGCGCTGCGTATCGGGCAGCAACAGCATGAGCGCGCCCGCGATAAGGGGCACCGTAATGGGGTAGATAGGCAGGTGCTGCAGCCAGTCGATCAAGATTCAGGCTCCCGGCCGTCGACGTGGTCGGTGCCGGTCAGCCCGCGCGAGGCCAACAGCACCACGAGAAAAAGCGCCGTGGTGGCAAAACCGATCACGATCGCGGTCAGCACCAGGGCTTGCGGCAAGGGGTCGGCATAAGCCGCGGCGTCGACCGGCGCCGAGGCGCTGACCACGGGCGGCCTGCCCACCGTCAGGCGCCCCATGCCGAAAATGAACAGGTTCACCGCGTACGACAGCAGCGACAGGCCCATGATGACCTGGAAGGTGCGTGGCCGCAGCAGCAGCCACACTCCCGAACCGGCCAACACGCCTATGGCCAGGGCATAAACGACTTCCATCAGGCAGGACTCCCGGTTTGCGCGACCGCCTGGGCCTCGACGGCCGCCTGGCGCTGCGCGCGCAACGATTGGTGGGCCAGCGCCACCAGCACCAGCACCGTGGCGCCGACCACCAGCATGTAGACGCCGAGGTCGAACAGCAGCACGCTGGATAGATGCACATGGCCGACGACGGGCAGCGCCACGTCCCAGGCCAGCGCCGACAGGAACGGCCGCAGCGCCAGCCAGGCCGAGACCGCGGCGCCGCCGGCGGCCAGCAGGCCCAGGCCGACCCAGTGCTGCGGATTGAGGCGGCTGCGCGACTCGACCCAGTACACGCCGCCGACCATGTACTGCAGGATGATCGCGGTGGCCATGACCAGGCCGCCGACAAAGCCGCCGCCGGGCAGGTTGTGGCCGCGCAGCAGCAGGTAGACCGACACCAGCACCGCCACCGGCAGCAGCAGCCGCACCAGCACGGCCGGAATCATCATCGGCCCGGCCGGCAACGGCGACTTGGTGTCCGGCGCCGGCCGCTCGCCGGTCTCGTCGACCGTCGGCATGCCGTCCTGCTCGCGTTGCTGATGCGGCAGCTCGACGCTTTCGGGCGCCGGACGGAAGCGGCGCAGCAGCGCGTAGACCGTCAATGCCACGATGCCGAGCACGGTGATTTCGCCCAGGGTATCGAAGCCGCGGAAATCGACCAGGATCACGTTGACCACGTTGGTCCCGCCCCCATCGGGCAGCGCGCGCTCGGTAAAGAAGCTGGAGATCGTGTCGCCCACCGGACGCGTCAGCACCGCGTAGGCCAGCGCGGCCATGCAGGCGCCGGCCACGCCCGCCAGCCCCAGGTCGCGCAGGCGGCGCACCCGCGCGCGCAGGTCGGGACGGTCTTCGTCGCCGCCGGTCTGGATGCGCCGCGGCAGCCAGCGCAGGCCCAGCAGCAGCAGCACCACCGTCACCACCTCTACGGCCAGCTGGGTCAGCGCCAGGTCGGGCGCCGAGAACCAGACGAAGGTCAGGCAGGTGATCAGCCCCGCGCCGCCGGACAGCGTCAGCGATGCGAGCCGGTGGTATTTGGCCTGGTAGGCCGCGCCCAGCGCGCAGGCCGCCCCGACCACCCACAGGATCGCGAACGCGGGGTCGGCCGGCGTCAGGCGCGCCTGGCCCGCCAGCCAGCCGCCCGCGCGCAGCGGCAGCCAGGCCACCCACAGGGTGCCCAGCACGATGACCAGCATCTGCACCTGCATGCGCGAGGACGCCAGGTAGCGCAGCAGCCAGGCGGCCGCCACGCTGGAGGCATCGAGCAGGTACTCGAAGGTACGCCGGCCGTCGAAGCGATAGATGAACGGCACCAGCCCCGGATGGGCGCGCTGGCGCGCCCGCAGCGCCAGGTACAGCAGCACGCCGGCAGTCAGCGCGACGAAGCTCATGGCCAGCGGCAGGTTGAAGCCATGCCACACCGACAGGCTGTACTGCGGCATGTGCTCGCCCAGGATGCTGCTGGCGGCCAGGTGCAGGATCGGCCCCAGCGTCACGCCGGGCAGCACGCCCACCACCAGGCACACCATGACCAGCAAGGCGCTGGGCAGCAGCATCCAGCGCGGCGGCTCGTGCGGCGCGCGCGGCAGGTCTTCGGCCGGCGGGCCGAAGAACACCTGCAGGATAAAGCGCAGCGAATAGGTCACGCTGAACGCGCCGGCCAGCGTCGCCATCAGCGGCAGGCCCCACCGCACCAGCACGTCGCCGCTGACGAAGGTGGTCTCGGCGAAGAACATCTCCTTGGAGATGAAGCCATTGAGCAGCGGCACCCCGGCCATCGAGGCGGCCGCCACCATGGCCAGCGTGGCCGTGATGGGCATGGCCCCGTACAGGCCGCTCAGGCGCCCGACGTCGCGCGTACCGGTTTCATGGTCGACGATGCCCGCGGCCATGAAGAGCGAGGCCTTGAAGGTGGCGTGGTTGACCATGTGGAAGATCGCCGCCACCAGGCCGAGCGAGCTGTTCAAGCCCAGCATGAGCGTGATCAGCCCCAGGTGGCTGATGGTCGAATAGGCCAGCACCCCTTTCATGTCCTGCTGGAAAATCGCCGCGTAGGCGCCCAGCACCAGCGAGCACAGGCCGGCGCCGCCGATGATCCAGAACCATTCGTCGGTACCCGCCAGCACGGGCCAGAAGCGCGCCAGCAGGAAAACGCCCGCCTTGACCATGGTGGCCGAATGCAGATAGGCCGACACCGGCGTGGGCGCGGCCATGGCGTTGGGCAGCCAGAACTGGAACGGGAACTGGGCGCTCTTGGTCAGCGCGCCCAGCGCGATCAGGACCAGCACCGCCGGATACCAGGGGTCGGCGCGCACGATATCGCCCGCGGCCAGCACCTGGTCCATGTCGTAGCTGCCGACGATGTGGCCGAGCATCAGCACGCCGGCCAGCAGGCTCAGGCCGCCGGCGCCGGTGACCGTCAGGGCCATGCGCGCGCCGCGCCGGGCGTCGAGCCGGTGGTGCCAATAGGCGATCAGCATGAACGAGGCCAGGCTGGTCATTTCCCAGAACATGACCAGCTGGATCAGGTTGCCGGACATCACCACGCCCAGCATGGCGGCCATGAACGCCTGGAAGAACGAGAAAAAGCGCGGCACCGGGTCTTCCGGCGACATGTAGTAGCGCGCATACAGCACGACCAGCGCGCCCATGCCCGAGACGATCAGCGCGAACAGCCAGGCATAGCCGTCCATGCGCAGGGTGAACTGCAGCCCCAGCGCCGGCGCCCACGGCAGGTCGGCGCGGATCACGCCGCCGGCGGCGATCTGGGGATAGAGGCTGGCCACCAGCAAGGTGCAGGCCAGGGCGATCAGGCCAGCCAGCCAGGCTTCCGCATTGCGGGCATTGGCCGGCAGCAAAGCGGCACACAGACTGCCGAGAAACGGCAGGGCGAGTACTAGTAATAGCGACATGGCGCTCCGGGAAGGGTCCGGCCCTCTCTCTCGCGGCGGCGAAAGGCGAGCGTGGCCGGGGGCTATCGGCGGAACCCTGGCCCAGCACGTCGCAACAACTCACTACCGCGCTTCTCGAAGGCAAGATCGCCCGGGGAACAAGCGCTGTCAATCGAAATATCAGGTAGCGTTCTGGCAAGACCGGCCAAGAATCTCACCCGAAAAATATCAGATTCTTGTAAGTTACGCACGGATCTATGCAAAAGCGGGCTGTTTGCGACAGTTTTCCCGTAGCTGTCTACCAGCTGAAAGCAGGTTATCGCATGTTGGGGTTGACCCGCATTTCCGCCTGACTGCATTTTCGGTGCAATGGCGCACCCCAAGACGCGGCCGTCACGAACGGCCGCCCATGCAGCCCCTCTGGAACAACCAGGAGACAACCTTGAGCAAACCCGCTTCCATTAAGATCCTGCTCGGCGCGCTGGTGGCCGGCGCCTGTGTCACAGGCGCCGCCGCCCAGGCCCAGCCCTACCCCAACCATGCGGTGCGCCTGATCGTGCCGTTTGCCGCCGGCGGCACCACGGACATCGTGGCCCGCATCGTGGCCGAGGGGCTGGGACGCGAGCTGGGGCAGCCGGTCGTGGTGGAAAACCGCGGCGGCGGCGGCGGCGCGATCGGCGCCGACGCGCTGGCCAAGGCCACCCCGGACGGCTATACGCTGGGCGTGGCCACGGTCAGCACGATGGCGACCAACCCGGCCACCAACCCCCAGACCCCGTACGACCCGCTGAAGGACTTCACGCCCATCACCAACCTGGTCAGCGTGCCCAACGTCATGACCGTCAACCCCAAGATCGCGGCCCAGACGCTCAAGGAATTCATCGCCCTGGTCAAGGCCAACTCGGGCAAGTACAGCTATGCCTCGTCGGGCACCGGCAGCATCTCGCACCTGGACGGCGAGCTGTTCAAGTCGCTGACCGGCACCGACATGGTCCACGTGCCCTATCGCGGTTCGGGGCCGGCGCTCAACGACACCATCGCCGGGCAGGTCAACGCGCAGTTCGACAATCTGCCGTCGTCCATCCCGCACATCCAGGCCGGCAAGCTGCGCGCCCTGGCCGTGGCCGCGCCCAAGCGCGTCAGCGCCCTGCCCGACGTGCCGACCTTCGGCGAAGCCGGCTACCTGTGAACTGTCAATAGGTTGTATTCGTCCAGGTTGAGTCTGGAGATGGGTACAGCGCGCCCGATGCCTTGGTGGGGTCGATGCCAGTTGTAGTGGTGTAGCCAGGATTTCATGGCATCGGCTCGGTGTTGGGAGTTCTGGTAGGTGTGAGCGTAAGCCCACTCACGCAAGGCCGACTGGATGAAGCGTTCGGCCTTGCCATTGGTCTGTGGGCGGTAAGGTCGGGTAAAGCGGTGCTTGATGCCCAGCTCATGGCACAGCGCGGCGAAGGCGCGGCTGCGAAAGGCCGAGCCATTGTCGGTGAGCAAGCGCTGGATGGTCACGCCCAGGCGCTGGTAGTAGGCCACTGCGTCCTTGAGGAACTGGACGGCGCTGGGGAAGCGCTCGTCGGGGTGGATGTCGGTGAAGGCCACGCGGGCGTGGTCATCGATGGCCACGAAGACGAAGTCCCAGCCGGCCCCCTCAACGGTATCGCGTCGGTTGCCCGTGACCCGGTGGCCAGGGCGCTGGATACGTCCCAGCTTCTTGATGTCGATGTGCAGCAGATCGCCGGGGGCCTGATGCTCGTAGCGCACCACCGGCTCGGCCGGCTCCAGGTCGGCCAGGTGCGACAGACCGGCGCGGGCCAGGACGCGGCTGACGGTGCTGGCTGACACGCCCAGCGCCTGGGCGATGCGCGCTTGGGTCAGCCGCTTGCGGCGCAGCTCCACGATAGCCAGCGCCTTGGCCGGCGCAATCGCTCGGGGCGAGACCGTCGGGCGCGAGGACGCATCGGCCAAGCCCGCCTGGCCCTGAGCCAGGAAGCGGCCCAGCCATTTGCGCACAGTCGGCGCGGTGACCCCATAGGCGCGGGCCGCTTCAGGCACACAAACTTGATGGGCGATCAATTGCTGGACCATTTCGAGTCGACGTAGGAAGGTCAATCGGGCATGCTTATGGGTGTTCATCCGGCCGGGCTCCTTGAGTGAACTGGGGGATCGGCGATTTCCAGTTTCTCAAATCCGGTTCGGATGAACCATGCATACAACCTATTGAATCTTCACAGCTAGACCCTGTACAGCGCGTAAGCCAGGAAACCCGCGCCCAGCGCGAGATGGATGGCGACCCCGTACCGGCCTTGCAGGATCGACGCGGGCCGCTGGCCGCGCACCAGGCACGCCAGCAGACCGGAATGCGCCAGCAGCAGGCCCACCGGCCACAGCGCCAGGAAAAGCAAGACCCCGAGCGGGTCCGGCCCGTAGCCGTCGCCGTGACGCGGGGCCTTGTAGAGCGTGACGGCGATCGCCCAGGCCGCGAGCGCCAGCACGCTCAGGACGAAACTGATCCGGTAATAGAGAGACAAGGCGGACTGCTCCTGTTGGAATGTTGAATCCGACCGACACCGCGTCCTTCCCAGGCTTGGCTGGCCGGCGGCATCGACGCCATGATAAAAGACGGGGCCGACAAGCATGGGCCCAACCGACATGAGAGTATCCACCCGCCAGCTCCAAGCCTTCCTGCTGGTCGCCGAGGTCCGCAGCTTCACGCGCGCGGCCGAAACCCTGCACGTCACCCAGGCGGGCCTGAGCTCCATGATCAACGAACTGGAGACGCAGGTCGGAATCCGGCTGTTCGAGCGTTCGAACCGCGCGACCGCCCTCACCCAGGCCGGCACGCAGTTCCTGCCCTATGCCCGCCAGGCCGTCGAAAGCCTCAACAAGGGCATGCTGGAGCTGTCCGCGCTGAACCGCCGCCAGCAAGGCGGGATCTGCGTCGGGGTGTCGCCCTTGATCGCCAGCACGGTGCTGCCGGCCGTGATGCGCGAGTTCCAGCAATGCACGGGCCGTTCGTGCGAGGTCGTGGACGCCGAACTGGAAGTGCTGCACGACATGGTGGAGACCGGCAGGCTCGACGCGACCTACGGCACCTATATGCGCCGCGCCTCGCGGCTCAAGAGCGAGTACATCTTCGGCATGGCGCTGCGGCTGGCCGGTCCCGGCAGGCTGATCCCGCCGGGCCTGGAGATCGCGGGGGTGGAAGACTGGGCGCGCCAGCACGATATCGTACTGTGGGCGCTGCCGGACTCCAACGCGGTCCAGCAGGTCGTCGACCGGTACCTGCTGGAGGTCGGCGCGCATGCCCTGCGCCGCCAGGAGGTCTGCCACGTGGCCACGGTGGCGTCCTTGATCAGCGCCGGCATGGGGATGGGTTTCGTGCCCACTTTCCTGGCGGATTTCTACGATCGCGACACGGTCGGCCAGATTGCGCTGCCGCAGGGCGCGCCGGCGGTCGATTTCTATTGCACGAGCGACGCGTCCAATCCGGCCTCCTCGTCCATCCACGTATTCTCCAGGCTGCTGGCGGCCCACTGCAGCGCCGCCGCATAGCGCTCTAGCAGCGGTTCACGATCGGAATGCAGGCGCCGTTGATCTGGGCGGCCAGCGGCGAGGCCAGGAACAGGATCAGCGCCGCCGCCGCGTCGAGCGACACCCAGCGGGAAAAATCGGCATCGGGCATGGCGCGCCGATTGCCCGGGGTATCCAGGGTGCCGGGCAGCACCGCGTTGGCCGCGATGCCCTGGTCGCGGGTTTCGGCGGCCAGGGTCCTGACCAGTTCGGCCACGCCCGCCTTGGACGCGGCATACGCCCCGAGCCCGGCGTGCGCGCGCCCGATGGCGTCCGAGCCGATGCACACGACATGCCCGGCGCCGCGCGCCAGCATCAGCGGCAGCGCGGCCTGGCAGGCCACCACGGCGGTGCGCAGATTGAGCGCGTACATGTGGTCCCAGGCCTTGACCTTGCCCTCGGCCAGCGTTTCGTGATGGAAACCGCCGGCCACGCTGACCAGGGCGTCGAGCCGGCCGAACCGGCGCGCGATCGTGTCGAAGGCATGGCGCGTGCTGGCGACGTCGTTGAGATCGACGTCGAGCAAGGCCAGGTCGGCGCCCGCCTGCGGCAGGCCGGCGGCGTCGGTGGCCTGGTCCAGCACGACGACCTGGTCGCCGCGCTGCTTGAACCGCTGCGCCAGCGCCCTGCCCAGCGCGCCCATTCCGCCCGCGATGGCCACCACCGCCGCGCCATCGCCGGCTGTTGCTTGCGTCTTCATGCCGGGCCGCTCATCAGTTGGTTTTCATGTCGACCGATTTGACGATGGGCGCCCACTTGCCCAGGTCGCTGTCGATCTTGCCGGCCATGTACGCCACCGACAGGTCGCTGGCCGGCCGCAGGCCGATGTTCTGCAGCGCATCGCGCACCTTCTGCTTGTCGAACACCTTGCGCACGCTGGCGTTGAGCCTGGCGATGACCGCGTCGGGCGTGCCCGCGGGCGCCACCAGGCCATACCAGGGTTCGACATCGAAGCCTTTCATGCCGCTTTCCTGCATGGTCGGGATATCGGGGATGCGGCCGTCGCGCTGCGACCCGGTCACGGCCAGCGCGCGCAGCTTGCCGGCCTGCACCATGG
It encodes:
- a CDS encoding LysR family transcriptional regulator, whose protein sequence is MGPTDMRVSTRQLQAFLLVAEVRSFTRAAETLHVTQAGLSSMINELETQVGIRLFERSNRATALTQAGTQFLPYARQAVESLNKGMLELSALNRRQQGGICVGVSPLIASTVLPAVMREFQQCTGRSCEVVDAELEVLHDMVETGRLDATYGTYMRRASRLKSEYIFGMALRLAGPGRLIPPGLEIAGVEDWARQHDIVLWALPDSNAVQQVVDRYLLEVGAHALRRQEVCHVATVASLISAGMGMGFVPTFLADFYDRDTVGQIALPQGAPAVDFYCTSDASNPASSSIHVFSRLLAAHCSAAA
- a CDS encoding IS481-like element IS481 family transposase, yielding MNTHKHARLTFLRRLEMVQQLIAHQVCVPEAARAYGVTAPTVRKWLGRFLAQGQAGLADASSRPTVSPRAIAPAKALAIVELRRKRLTQARIAQALGVSASTVSRVLARAGLSHLADLEPAEPVVRYEHQAPGDLLHIDIKKLGRIQRPGHRVTGNRRDTVEGAGWDFVFVAIDDHARVAFTDIHPDERFPSAVQFLKDAVAYYQRLGVTIQRLLTDNGSAFRSRAFAALCHELGIKHRFTRPYRPQTNGKAERFIQSALREWAYAHTYQNSQHRADAMKSWLHHYNWHRPHQGIGRAVPISRLNLDEYNLLTVHR
- a CDS encoding monovalent cation/H+ antiporter subunit A; the protein is MSLLLVLALPFLGSLCAALLPANARNAEAWLAGLIALACTLLVASLYPQIAAGGVIRADLPWAPALGLQFTLRMDGYAWLFALIVSGMGALVVLYARYYMSPEDPVPRFFSFFQAFMAAMLGVVMSGNLIQLVMFWEMTSLASFMLIAYWHHRLDARRGARMALTVTGAGGLSLLAGVLMLGHIVGSYDMDQVLAAGDIVRADPWYPAVLVLIALGALTKSAQFPFQFWLPNAMAAPTPVSAYLHSATMVKAGVFLLARFWPVLAGTDEWFWIIGGAGLCSLVLGAYAAIFQQDMKGVLAYSTISHLGLITLMLGLNSSLGLVAAIFHMVNHATFKASLFMAAGIVDHETGTRDVGRLSGLYGAMPITATLAMVAAASMAGVPLLNGFISKEMFFAETTFVSGDVLVRWGLPLMATLAGAFSVTYSLRFILQVFFGPPAEDLPRAPHEPPRWMLLPSALLVMVCLVVGVLPGVTLGPILHLAASSILGEHMPQYSLSVWHGFNLPLAMSFVALTAGVLLYLALRARQRAHPGLVPFIYRFDGRRTFEYLLDASSVAAAWLLRYLASSRMQVQMLVIVLGTLWVAWLPLRAGGWLAGQARLTPADPAFAILWVVGAACALGAAYQAKYHRLASLTLSGGAGLITCLTFVWFSAPDLALTQLAVEVVTVVLLLLGLRWLPRRIQTGGDEDRPDLRARVRRLRDLGLAGVAGACMAALAYAVLTRPVGDTISSFFTERALPDGGGTNVVNVILVDFRGFDTLGEITVLGIVALTVYALLRRFRPAPESVELPHQQREQDGMPTVDETGERPAPDTKSPLPAGPMMIPAVLVRLLLPVAVLVSVYLLLRGHNLPGGGFVGGLVMATAIILQYMVGGVYWVESRSRLNPQHWVGLGLLAAGGAAVSAWLALRPFLSALAWDVALPVVGHVHLSSVLLFDLGVYMLVVGATVLVLVALAHQSLRAQRQAAVEAQAVAQTGSPA
- a CDS encoding SDR family oxidoreductase, whose translation is MKTQATAGDGAAVVAIAGGMGALGRALAQRFKQRGDQVVVLDQATDAAGLPQAGADLALLDVDLNDVASTRHAFDTIARRFGRLDALVSVAGGFHHETLAEGKVKAWDHMYALNLRTAVVACQAALPLMLARGAGHVVCIGSDAIGRAHAGLGAYAASKAGVAELVRTLAAETRDQGIAANAVLPGTLDTPGNRRAMPDADFSRWVSLDAAAALILFLASPLAAQINGACIPIVNRC
- a CDS encoding Na+/H+ antiporter subunit C, which codes for MEVVYALAIGVLAGSGVWLLLRPRTFQVIMGLSLLSYAVNLFIFGMGRLTVGRPPVVSASAPVDAAAYADPLPQALVLTAIVIGFATTALFLVVLLASRGLTGTDHVDGREPES